Proteins found in one Maridesulfovibrio sp. genomic segment:
- a CDS encoding MogA/MoaB family molybdenum cofactor biosynthesis protein: MFKCDFSKVKGAGAGSIILLGETSFMPAGCQCAVLSGEIPKLRSGAVLTVSGLGVLRVISGIWTAGIPGAKSWTAEVLSELPGEQTEVSVTKEGYSLAYVTLSDKGAAGEREDQAGPLIAEMIKNALPLSIVQGYLIADESDDLKALLMHLAHVDGFDLIMTTGGTGVGPRDVSPEATMAVIDKRLPGFERAITMTGLAKTPHAMISRAVAGTIGDSVVVNFPGSPKAVRESLEAVLPALKHTVDKLQGDKTDCAQVS, encoded by the coding sequence GTGTTTAAATGTGATTTTTCCAAGGTAAAAGGCGCTGGTGCAGGTAGCATAATTTTGCTTGGCGAAACCAGTTTTATGCCTGCAGGGTGTCAATGTGCGGTCCTTAGCGGTGAAATTCCCAAGCTGCGTTCCGGAGCGGTTCTGACTGTATCCGGATTAGGGGTCCTACGTGTAATCTCCGGCATCTGGACAGCCGGTATTCCGGGAGCAAAGTCTTGGACAGCGGAAGTTTTGAGCGAGCTGCCCGGGGAACAGACTGAAGTTTCAGTGACAAAAGAAGGCTATTCCCTGGCATATGTCACTCTCAGCGACAAAGGGGCGGCAGGCGAGCGCGAAGATCAGGCCGGACCCCTCATTGCTGAAATGATAAAAAATGCACTTCCGCTTTCCATCGTGCAGGGATATCTGATTGCTGATGAAAGTGATGATTTGAAGGCACTGCTGATGCATCTTGCCCATGTAGACGGTTTCGATCTGATCATGACTACCGGGGGAACCGGAGTCGGCCCGCGTGATGTATCCCCCGAAGCAACCATGGCGGTCATTGATAAAAGGCTGCCCGGTTTTGAGCGGGCAATAACCATGACAGGGCTTGCCAAGACGCCTCACGCGATGATTTCCCGAGCTGTAGCCGGAACCATAGGTGATAGCGTGGTTGTTAATTTCCCGGGAAGTCCCAAAGCTGTCCGGGAAAGTCTTGAGGCCGTTTTGCCTGCTTTGAAACATACGGTTGATAAACTGCAGGGGGATAAAACCGATTGTGCGCAGGTTTCATAG
- the rfbA gene encoding glucose-1-phosphate thymidylyltransferase RfbA translates to MKGIILAGGSGTRLYPLTRVVSKQLLPVYDKPMIYYPLSIHMMSGIRDILIISTPEDLHRFEDLLGDGSHLGINISYKEQPKPEGLAQAFLIGEDFIGDDNVSLILGDNIFYGHDLPHILQKTASLNEGGTVFAYAVKDPRRYGVVEFDKEQTVISIEEKPQKPKSKFAVTGLYFYDNSVIEIAKKIKPSARGELEITDVNNEYLKQGKLNVELLGRGYAWLDMGTHQSLLRAASYVEAVQERQGFMLACLEEIAFRMGYISLDDMKKLADGMLKNDYGQYLIELYNDAKAINS, encoded by the coding sequence ATGAAAGGAATAATTCTGGCTGGTGGTTCAGGAACTAGACTTTATCCCCTGACGAGAGTAGTCAGCAAACAGCTCCTGCCCGTCTACGATAAGCCAATGATATATTACCCGTTATCAATCCACATGATGTCGGGCATCCGGGATATCCTGATCATTTCCACCCCCGAAGACCTGCATAGATTTGAAGACCTCCTCGGCGACGGTTCCCACCTCGGGATCAACATTTCATACAAGGAACAGCCCAAGCCGGAAGGTCTCGCGCAGGCATTCCTCATCGGAGAAGATTTCATAGGCGACGATAACGTCAGCCTGATTCTAGGTGATAACATATTCTACGGTCATGACCTGCCACACATACTGCAAAAAACCGCTTCCTTAAATGAAGGCGGAACCGTCTTCGCATACGCTGTCAAAGATCCCAGAAGATACGGCGTTGTAGAATTCGACAAAGAACAGACCGTGATCAGCATTGAAGAAAAACCGCAAAAGCCTAAATCCAAATTTGCCGTGACCGGATTATATTTTTACGACAATTCAGTTATTGAAATTGCCAAAAAAATAAAACCGTCAGCTCGCGGAGAGCTTGAGATAACCGATGTAAACAATGAATACCTCAAACAGGGCAAACTCAATGTAGAACTCCTTGGACGCGGCTATGCATGGCTGGATATGGGAACTCACCAATCTCTTCTTCGGGCGGCCTCATATGTGGAAGCCGTACAGGAAAGACAAGGATTTATGTTAGCCTGTCTGGAGGAGATAGCCTTCCGCATGGGTTACATCTCCCTAGATGATATGAAAAAGCTGGCGGACGGCATGCTTAAAAACGACTACGGACAGTATCTGATTGAACTCTATAACGACGCGAAGGCGATAAACTCATGA
- a CDS encoding glycosyltransferase family 4 protein, with protein MRIFQVINVRWFNATSWYALYLSKLLQDAGHDVLVITVPNSETEATALEMGLNVKTIELNSARPHKLIKACSQVFALVKKHKPHMVNCHRGEAFFWWGILRKIRMGFKLVRTRGDQRLPKSDFFNRYLHSKIADAVVVTNKRMADHFLKKMELDESRLWLIHGGVDSDKFHFNPQGREKIRKQFGFSDNDIVVGMLGRFDRVKGQKELIEALAKTRINVQGKSIKLFLIGFPTATSKHEVDTWLKDNNIADITAISGKCEDVNACISAIDIGVVASLWSETIARAALEIMACDRPLISTSVGVMPDLLPEQAIVPPQDVTQLSLKLTETINRPEFLEELVVEHKRTMSQLSGENFLKRTMTLYQSIM; from the coding sequence ATGCGAATTTTCCAAGTCATCAATGTCCGCTGGTTCAACGCCACTTCATGGTATGCCCTATATTTAAGCAAATTACTGCAAGATGCAGGGCATGACGTGCTGGTTATCACCGTTCCCAACTCCGAAACCGAGGCAACCGCCCTTGAAATGGGGCTTAACGTGAAAACCATTGAACTTAACTCCGCACGGCCTCATAAGCTTATAAAAGCCTGTTCACAAGTTTTTGCACTGGTAAAAAAACACAAACCGCACATGGTGAACTGCCATCGCGGGGAAGCATTTTTCTGGTGGGGAATCCTGCGTAAAATACGTATGGGTTTCAAACTGGTGCGTACACGCGGCGACCAAAGGCTCCCCAAAAGCGATTTTTTCAACCGCTACCTGCACTCCAAAATAGCCGACGCTGTGGTCGTTACCAATAAAAGAATGGCCGACCATTTTCTCAAAAAAATGGAGTTGGACGAAAGCAGGCTCTGGCTCATCCACGGCGGTGTGGATAGCGACAAGTTCCACTTTAATCCGCAGGGCCGAGAAAAGATACGCAAACAATTCGGTTTTTCCGATAACGATATCGTCGTCGGAATGCTCGGCAGATTCGACCGGGTAAAAGGCCAGAAGGAACTTATCGAAGCACTGGCCAAAACCCGTATCAACGTGCAGGGCAAAAGCATCAAACTTTTTTTGATCGGCTTTCCTACCGCCACCAGCAAACACGAGGTGGATACATGGCTGAAAGACAACAACATAGCTGACATCACCGCCATCAGCGGAAAATGCGAAGACGTAAACGCCTGTATTTCAGCCATTGATATCGGGGTTGTTGCTTCACTCTGGTCCGAGACAATTGCCCGCGCGGCACTTGAAATAATGGCCTGCGACAGACCGCTAATCTCAACCTCGGTTGGAGTAATGCCGGACCTGCTGCCCGAGCAGGCCATTGTACCGCCGCAAGATGTTACGCAGCTTTCTTTAAAACTGACTGAGACAATAAACAGGCCTGAATTTCTGGAAGAACTTGTTGTTGAGCACAAAAGGACCATGTCCCAGCTTTCAGGAGAAAATTTTCTAAAACGAACCATGACTCTATACCAGAGTATAATGTAA
- a CDS encoding TolC family protein has product MKRIISFLIVLIFTLSVAGFANAQQVESANASGQDNATVSMEQATVQVPQAVTDGDVDADMTLTLKECVELGLKQNPTIIAARKNLLAAESDVKRQRGAFGAPVTTTYGYTHYSDQPRNGDVKADYQDKWAFTAKISQPIFKGFELLSKYQKTKLQRESTEASLYNAELTLISNIQTSFLTLLQGRMEVKSKQDSVARLQSQLDVIQAFYQVGLRPRVDVLQAEVELANAEQDLLIAKNSVDSKVARLNTLLNLPIEKKVNYSGELTYLPFSMTLDQCIGKAEKGRPDLKIARKAVEISEKDVTLAESGYYPDLTADFNYSSAGGDPSVSKNKYNYENRPDSWNVGANVNWEVFSWGQTYYDSKRAEENVKKIKAEYDNTRLEAEYEIKDQMLSLKAAADRIGVGRKSVEAGREGYRMAMARYQAQVSTNNEVLNAQSRLSDSEAQLIQALSDYQVALAKLYVAMGDMNPSLKTN; this is encoded by the coding sequence ATGAAGCGCATTATTTCATTTTTAATTGTATTAATTTTTACGTTGTCAGTGGCCGGTTTCGCCAATGCACAGCAGGTCGAGAGTGCTAATGCCTCCGGTCAGGACAATGCTACCGTCTCTATGGAGCAGGCTACCGTTCAGGTTCCGCAGGCCGTTACGGATGGAGATGTGGATGCAGATATGACTCTCACTCTTAAAGAGTGTGTCGAGCTTGGTCTGAAGCAGAATCCTACCATCATCGCAGCCCGCAAGAATCTCCTTGCCGCAGAAAGTGATGTGAAGAGGCAGCGCGGTGCTTTCGGTGCTCCTGTGACCACCACTTACGGTTATACCCATTACAGTGATCAGCCACGCAATGGCGATGTAAAAGCTGATTATCAGGATAAATGGGCATTTACCGCTAAGATCAGCCAGCCGATTTTCAAGGGTTTTGAACTGCTTTCCAAATATCAGAAAACAAAACTTCAACGCGAGTCCACCGAGGCCAGCCTCTATAATGCGGAATTGACTCTGATCAGTAATATTCAGACTTCATTTCTGACTTTGCTGCAGGGACGTATGGAAGTTAAAAGTAAGCAGGATTCCGTTGCCCGTCTGCAATCGCAGTTGGACGTTATTCAGGCTTTTTATCAGGTCGGCCTTAGACCCAGAGTGGATGTCTTGCAGGCGGAAGTAGAGCTTGCCAACGCGGAGCAGGATCTGCTCATCGCTAAAAACTCTGTGGATTCAAAGGTTGCAAGGCTGAACACTCTGCTGAATCTGCCCATCGAAAAGAAAGTTAATTATTCAGGTGAGCTGACTTATCTGCCTTTTTCCATGACCCTTGATCAATGCATCGGTAAAGCGGAAAAAGGCCGTCCGGATTTGAAAATCGCACGTAAGGCCGTGGAAATATCTGAAAAAGATGTGACCCTCGCTGAAAGCGGTTATTATCCTGATTTGACTGCGGATTTCAATTACAGCAGTGCAGGCGGCGACCCCTCAGTAAGCAAGAATAAATATAATTATGAGAATCGTCCCGATTCATGGAATGTAGGGGCAAACGTGAACTGGGAAGTCTTCAGCTGGGGTCAGACCTACTATGATTCCAAACGTGCTGAAGAGAATGTTAAAAAGATTAAAGCTGAATACGATAATACAAGGCTTGAAGCGGAATACGAAATCAAGGATCAGATGCTCAGTCTTAAAGCTGCTGCTGACCGTATCGGTGTAGGCCGCAAGTCTGTAGAAGCCGGACGTGAAGGTTATCGCATGGCCATGGCCCGGTATCAGGCTCAGGTGAGCACAAACAACGAAGTACTTAACGCGCAATCACGCTTAAGTGATAGTGAAGCCCAGCTTATTCAGGCTCTTTCGGATTATCAGGTTGCATTGGCTAAGCTTTATGTTGCAATGGGTGATATGAATCCATCACTTAAAACCAATTAA
- a CDS encoding D-2-hydroxyacid dehydrogenase — translation MKTVILDSYTLNPGDNPWTDLEKICELTAYDRTSPDLILERSMDAEIILTNKTILSAETINALPNLKFISVLATGYNVVDLQAAAARNIPVSNVPGYSPPSVAQHVFAMLLNHANRIAMHDQAVKNGQWAEQEDFCFWTAPLIELAGKKMGIVGYGDIGRKVGSIANSFGMEVLVYAPRPKPAPDYKPFSFVPLEQLFREADVVSLHCPLTADNEKFINKNLLSTMKSNAYLINTARGPLINEADLAAALTEGVIAGAGLDVVEAEPMLPGNPLSGAPRLTITPHIAWATLEARSRLTQTTVANVKAFVDGKTINVVNGVGKA, via the coding sequence ATGAAAACAGTTATTCTCGACAGCTATACACTCAATCCCGGCGATAATCCCTGGACCGATCTGGAAAAAATTTGCGAGCTGACCGCCTATGACCGCACCTCACCGGACCTGATACTTGAACGGTCCATGGATGCAGAGATAATCCTCACCAATAAGACCATACTCAGCGCCGAAACCATCAATGCCCTGCCGAACTTAAAATTCATCTCCGTACTTGCAACCGGGTATAATGTGGTGGATCTGCAAGCGGCAGCAGCGCGTAACATTCCGGTATCAAATGTTCCGGGCTACTCGCCTCCTTCAGTTGCCCAGCACGTATTCGCCATGCTGCTGAATCACGCAAACAGGATTGCCATGCATGATCAGGCAGTAAAAAACGGGCAGTGGGCAGAGCAGGAGGATTTCTGCTTCTGGACTGCCCCGCTCATCGAACTTGCCGGGAAAAAGATGGGCATCGTCGGATACGGTGATATAGGCAGGAAGGTGGGAAGTATAGCGAACTCATTCGGCATGGAAGTCTTGGTTTACGCGCCGAGGCCTAAACCGGCACCGGATTATAAACCTTTCAGTTTCGTTCCCCTTGAGCAACTTTTCCGGGAAGCGGATGTTGTTTCCCTTCATTGCCCGCTGACCGCCGACAATGAAAAATTTATCAATAAAAATCTGCTCTCAACCATGAAGTCTAACGCTTACCTGATCAATACCGCCCGCGGACCGCTCATCAACGAAGCGGATCTTGCCGCAGCGCTGACCGAAGGAGTTATAGCCGGTGCAGGACTCGATGTTGTGGAGGCGGAACCCATGCTCCCGGGCAATCCCCTTTCGGGAGCTCCGCGCCTGACGATAACCCCGCACATTGCATGGGCAACTCTTGAAGCGCGTTCAAGACTGACCCAGACAACCGTGGCTAATGTAAAGGCTTTCGTAGACGGAAAAACTATAAACGTAGTTAACGGTGTAGGAAAAGCCTAG
- a CDS encoding DUF1614 domain-containing protein yields MRGPMFSLPTVMFLGIIFFVLIFFLFIFVQVGLVTVAFSKLGLTPGQGFLLLIATLFGSGVNIPIFRSERLVPDITVRRVRMFNPYSPINGQRETATLTNQVVAVNLGGCVIPVLLSLSLLSRSGFNFSILLCIAVVSAAAYALARPIPGVGIGIPVLIPPLITALAALIFVQGEMAPIAAYVAGSLGTLIGADLLHLATPATRRMLDAPLVSIGGAGTFDGIFITGILAVLLA; encoded by the coding sequence ATGCGTGGACCCATGTTTTCTTTACCGACAGTCATGTTTCTGGGAATTATATTTTTTGTCCTCATATTCTTTTTGTTTATATTTGTACAGGTTGGTCTTGTTACCGTGGCCTTCTCCAAATTGGGACTGACCCCGGGGCAGGGCTTTCTGCTGCTGATAGCGACCCTTTTCGGAAGCGGTGTGAATATTCCGATCTTCCGTTCGGAAAGGCTGGTTCCGGATATAACCGTCAGGCGTGTCCGCATGTTTAATCCTTATTCTCCTATTAACGGACAGCGTGAAACTGCAACCCTGACTAATCAGGTCGTAGCCGTTAATCTGGGCGGTTGCGTTATCCCGGTGCTTCTTTCCCTTTCCCTACTGAGTCGATCAGGGTTCAATTTTTCCATTCTGCTTTGCATCGCAGTGGTCAGCGCAGCTGCCTATGCACTTGCCCGGCCCATTCCGGGGGTTGGGATTGGTATTCCGGTGCTTATTCCACCGCTGATTACCGCTCTGGCCGCCCTGATTTTTGTTCAGGGTGAAATGGCGCCTATAGCGGCTTATGTTGCGGGTAGTCTGGGAACTTTGATAGGAGCTGATTTGTTGCATTTAGCTACTCCGGCTACTCGGCGGATGCTGGACGCTCCGCTCGTTTCCATTGGCGGTGCGGGAACTTTCGACGGTATTTTTATCACCGGTATTCTGGCCGTATTACTGGCCTGA
- a CDS encoding dual CXXC motif small (seleno)protein, translating into MFNKRVFKNTADAGEGHNGHCRACGGDLYTYRECPRVILRCGECGKKFNIADYSEFIDDEFEEEMANVPMNRL; encoded by the coding sequence ATGTTTAATAAAAGAGTTTTCAAAAACACCGCTGATGCCGGTGAAGGTCATAATGGACACTGCCGTGCATGCGGAGGTGATCTATATACTTACCGTGAGTGTCCTAGAGTTATTTTACGCTGCGGAGAATGCGGTAAAAAATTTAATATTGCAGATTATTCTGAATTTATTGATGATGAATTTGAAGAGGAAATGGCAAACGTACCCATGAACAGACTATAG
- a CDS encoding lytic murein transglycosylase, whose product MFRKFRVVLFIFLIAGVVFAAAASASATDSHSWDGLKDRLVTDGFNREYVDSVFSASSLKYDSTMMARKMRVLLKRRFEPPAKKVAREKQFDERYISPVMLAGGYSYLREHYDLLLKIDKRYGVAPSVVVALLLVETKLGFTLGNAPAFNNLANMAASSDPLKFFDELGYKKLDDEDMRWLKKRTQKKADWAYRELSALLKFSSDNTIVPTDIPGSPYGAFGICQFMPSTALHYAVDGDGDGRIDLFGRDDALFSMASFLERHGWTNSLSKEKKLKVIYRYNHSMVYARTIYEVARQLEKIRSTFGPA is encoded by the coding sequence ATGTTCAGAAAATTCAGAGTGGTTCTTTTTATCTTTTTAATTGCTGGCGTTGTGTTTGCCGCTGCCGCATCCGCTTCCGCGACTGATTCCCATAGCTGGGACGGGCTCAAAGATAGATTGGTTACCGATGGCTTTAACCGGGAATATGTGGATTCGGTTTTTTCCGCCAGCTCACTTAAATATGATTCCACAATGATGGCCCGTAAGATGCGCGTTCTTCTCAAGCGCAGATTTGAGCCTCCGGCGAAGAAAGTCGCTCGCGAAAAGCAATTTGATGAAAGATATATAAGCCCGGTCATGCTGGCTGGGGGCTATTCCTATCTTCGTGAACATTATGATTTATTGCTGAAAATAGACAAGCGTTACGGGGTCGCTCCTTCTGTTGTGGTTGCCCTGCTGCTTGTGGAGACCAAGCTTGGTTTCACCCTCGGAAATGCGCCGGCCTTTAATAATCTGGCCAATATGGCTGCCAGTTCGGATCCCCTAAAATTTTTTGATGAACTCGGATACAAAAAGCTTGATGATGAGGATATGCGTTGGCTGAAAAAAAGAACCCAGAAAAAGGCCGATTGGGCCTACAGGGAACTTTCGGCGTTACTTAAATTTTCTTCAGATAATACAATTGTTCCAACGGATATTCCCGGTTCACCGTACGGAGCTTTCGGGATATGCCAGTTCATGCCCAGTACCGCCCTGCATTATGCTGTGGATGGTGACGGTGACGGGCGTATTGATCTTTTCGGACGCGACGATGCCTTGTTCAGTATGGCCAGTTTTCTGGAGCGGCACGGCTGGACAAATTCTTTGAGTAAGGAAAAGAAACTGAAAGTCATCTATCGTTACAATCATTCCATGGTCTATGCCCGAACTATCTACGAAGTGGCCCGCCAGCTTGAAAAGATTCGTTCTACTTTCGGCCCGGCTTAA
- a CDS encoding response regulator, with translation MKILLAEDCENNVLLVQLYLKSFPYSIDVAENGSQAFDYFQRNEYDVVLMDIEMPVTDGYEATTLIRDFEIKNERTKTPIVAVTAHALPENEERAYEVGCDFFITKPVRKADLISTVQKYGAGEAT, from the coding sequence TTGAAAATTTTACTTGCCGAAGATTGTGAAAATAATGTCCTTCTGGTGCAGTTGTACCTGAAGAGTTTTCCGTATTCTATAGATGTAGCTGAGAATGGTAGTCAGGCATTTGATTATTTTCAGCGCAATGAATACGATGTTGTACTTATGGATATTGAAATGCCGGTGACCGACGGATACGAAGCAACGACCCTCATTCGTGACTTTGAAATCAAAAATGAGCGGACCAAGACCCCGATTGTCGCTGTTACCGCACACGCACTTCCCGAGAATGAAGAGCGGGCCTACGAAGTAGGCTGTGACTTTTTTATTACCAAGCCTGTCCGTAAAGCGGATCTTATCTCCACTGTCCAAAAGTACGGAGCCGGTGAAGCAACCTAG
- a CDS encoding PilZ domain-containing protein, with translation MGKDKKKTGLLSTLTSKLDRMLGRKKCESLDIDYKPQKTVPAARRAYRIEVDNMHVICRKPRVKCRILDLSASGIGFASSKEFPEGTVLDTILLWSGKPILKNLKLKVMRRTPKVVGCEFMDLERSQDKIISKIILAAQKRLIQKKHSGKHPDHTEEEIAKEVEAQKKRGVVTASNKKIKL, from the coding sequence ATGGGCAAGGATAAGAAAAAAACTGGGCTGCTCAGTACACTAACGAGCAAGCTCGACCGCATGCTGGGCAGAAAAAAATGCGAATCGCTGGACATTGATTACAAACCGCAAAAAACAGTTCCAGCCGCCCGCAGAGCCTATCGAATAGAAGTTGACAACATGCATGTTATCTGCCGGAAACCAAGGGTCAAATGCAGAATTCTAGATCTAAGCGCCAGCGGAATCGGCTTTGCCAGCTCTAAAGAATTTCCTGAGGGAACCGTTCTGGATACGATTTTGCTCTGGTCTGGAAAGCCCATCCTTAAAAATCTTAAACTGAAAGTTATGCGCCGAACTCCTAAAGTTGTCGGATGTGAATTTATGGATCTGGAAAGATCCCAAGACAAAATCATCAGCAAAATAATTCTCGCCGCCCAGAAACGGCTTATCCAAAAGAAACATTCAGGCAAACACCCGGACCACACGGAAGAAGAAATTGCAAAAGAAGTCGAAGCCCAGAAAAAACGCGGCGTAGTTACCGCTTCCAATAAAAAGATCAAGCTTTAA